One Corynebacterium aurimucosum genomic window, GATTGGTGTGACCAAGCGCATCTTCGTCTTCGATTGCTCACACTTTCAAAGCGGCCTGCGCGGTGCGGTAATCAACCCAGAGTGGGAAGCGGTAGGGGAGGACATGCAGTTAGGAACTGAGGGCTGCCTGTCCATCCCAGGTATTTCGCAGCCCACCGAAAGATTCTCCACGGTGCGTCTGCGCGGCTACGACCCGCAGGGCCGACCTGTATCGATGCTGGCTTCGGGGCTTATGGCGCGTTGCATACAGCACGAAACAGATCACCTGGATGGTGTCTTGTTCCTCCAGCGCCTGAGCGACGAACTGCGCAAGGAATCTATGAAGACCATCCGCCAAGCGGAGTGGTTTAACTCATAGCCGCGCGCACGCTCTGACGCCAGCGCGGCCCCACATCGATTAAAAATTAGAACCCCAACAACGTGAACTAAGAAAGGCCTGCCTTCACAGTGCGCATTATTTTCGCCGGAACCCCCGAGCCCGCTGTTGTGGCTTTGCAGAAGCTTATCGAGTCCCATCATGAGGTAGCTGCAGTCATCACTCGGCCCGACGCCCGCCGTGGTCGCGGACGCAGCGTGCATCCGAGCCCCGTGAAAGTCCTAGCTGAGGAACACGGCATCGAGGTGCTCACGCCGACCAC contains:
- the def gene encoding peptide deformylase yields the protein MTVREVRLYGDPVLTTRAEEITEFGPSLERLAQDMLETMEDAGGVGLAANQIGVTKRIFVFDCSHFQSGLRGAVINPEWEAVGEDMQLGTEGCLSIPGISQPTERFSTVRLRGYDPQGRPVSMLASGLMARCIQHETDHLDGVLFLQRLSDELRKESMKTIRQAEWFNS